The Fusobacterium necrophorum subsp. necrophorum genome includes the window CCGGCTATCGTATTATCATTACCAAAGGCATAGGAACGATTACCAGTAACGATATTTGGATCCCCGAAGGCTCCTGAATTATTTCCACTTACTTTATTTTTATATCCAATAGCTGTGGAATAATTTCCACTAATAACATTTCCATGTCCCAGACCTGTACTTTGGCTTCCTGCGGCAGTATTGGCAATACTACTAACAGTGGTAACGGCGAGTTTTTCTTTCCAAATGGCAATATCGTCTACAGATAGATTGCTTCCATCTTTGTTCACTTTACTATCCAATTCTGTTTTGGTTGCAAAGCTTGCCTTATCCTCATTATAGGTAGTTTTATCCAAGTATTTGCCATCAGTTTCAGCTTTAGTGTAAACATTTGTTTTTTCAGCAAATTTACTGTCACTTTCTGCTTTTGTATACACGTTGCTTTTATCGGCTTTAGCATCTAATTTATTATCGGTTTCTGCTTTTGTATAGGTATCTATTACGGTTCCATGATCGGAATTAACCCCTAACTTAGCCTTCCAAGCATCCACATCAATGGTGGTATCTGTTGCATTAGCAAAGTTATCTATTCTGCTACTAACATTAAATAATTGCTTTCCGCTAACTGCTTCTTTTGAGGATGAACTTACTGTGCCGTCTGCCAAATTAGTTATTTTTTGATTTGCCAAATCTATTCCGGTTGCACTCATTTTAACCATAGCTGTTTTTATAGAATTTAAATTTATATCAGAATTTAATCTTATTAACAGTGTATCGGCATTAGAAGCTGTTGTACTTATATTGTCATCTCCATTGATTGCTAATACGTTTGATAAATTATGATTTTGTTCTGTTCCTGTATTTCCTTTAAATTTAAAACTGGAGGTTCCGCTTCCTCCAATGGCGGCAATAGCGTCTTCCATTTGCTTTTTGTTAACTGCATCGGTATCAGAAGTTCCTTTTGCTACATGTACTATTTTTCTTTGCTTGTTTTCAGAACCTATAGAAAGAGTATCGCTTTCTTCAACAGTAGATTTATCTCCTAAAACTATAGAGCCGGTAATTCCTGCACCAATAGCTATATTATTTCCTAATATATGATTATTATCTGCTCCCGCTGCGATACTGTTATAAGAACCTATCGCCCAAGAATTGTTTCCTTCTATTTTATATCTGTGACCTCCACTATAATTATATTCTCCTCTACCAAAAACACCTGAACCCTCTCCCGACACAAGTGTTTCATACCCGAAAGCTGAACTATTATTTCCTTTTACACTATTATTATATCCGAAAGCGGAAGCGGAATTTCCGTCTACTGTGTTATCAATACCAAAGGCAGAAGAATTAAAACTGTTTGCTTTATTTACATACCCAAAGGCAAAACTGTTCGTACCGCCCGCTCTATTACCACGTCCAAAAGCAAAACTGTCTTCTCCCTCTGCTTCATTACTATTCCCAAAAGCAGCACTACGTTTTCCACTGGCTGTGTTCTTATACCCAAAGGCGGAACTATTGATTCCTGATGCTGTATTTTCAAAACCGAAAGCGGAACTATTTTCTTTTTGAGCTTTATTTCCATATCCAAAAGCAGAGCTGGCATGTTTTGTTGCCGTATTGGTATTTCCAAAAGCTGAGCTGTAATCTCCTTCTGCTATATTTTTAAAACCGAAAGCGGAACTGTGATCATTAGTTGCTTCATTATCGTGTCCAAAAGCAGAACTTTGCCAATCGGTTGCTTTATTATTTATTCCGGCAACTATGCTGTAGTCACTTTCTCCTTTTTTGAAAACCGGATCAGTTTCACTTTCCGAAGTTGTTCCTGTACCTGAAGCGATTAAATTCTTAACTTGTCCCACAGTTGCAGCGTCGGTATCTTGAGTTCCGTCTGCAACATTGGCTATTCTTCTTCTTTCTGTTGCCGATCCGACAGATACGGCATTATTTACTGCTGTTGAGTCACTTCCCAATACTACGGCTCTATGGATTCCTTTACCAATGGTAACACGATTTCCCAGTATAAAATTATTATTGGTATGAGCTGCTATTACATTG containing:
- a CDS encoding YadA-like family protein, translated to MKNKKYLLFCLCLLAFSQSAFGAVNDDRVSPTGTDGNHIYVAEHDHLDENPAIIQKLGGQNSLTIENVGNQVKGRWNVAIGEFSSAFGYWNIASGKYNSSAFGMGNEATASQASAFGYWNFATGRYASAFGSRNEAKGTKSTAIGFENEAHSHATSVGYRNLVWGGNNAFGNSNIVKGITSTAIGSGNKIEGPDNTYDLNQGEYNFILGSSNVIAAHTNNNFILGNRVTIGKGIHRAVVLGSDSTAVNNAVSVGSATERRRIANVADGTQDTDAATVGQVKNLIASGTGTTSESETDPVFKKGESDYSIVAGINNKATDWQSSAFGHDNEATNDHSSAFGFKNIAEGDYSSAFGNTNTATKHASSAFGYGNKAQKENSSAFGFENTASGINSSAFGYKNTASGKRSAAFGNSNEAEGEDSFAFGRGNRAGGTNSFAFGYVNKANSFNSSAFGIDNTVDGNSASAFGYNNSVKGNNSSAFGYETLVSGEGSGVFGRGEYNYSGGHRYKIEGNNSWAIGSYNSIAAGADNNHILGNNIAIGAGITGSIVLGDKSTVEESDTLSIGSENKQRKIVHVAKGTSDTDAVNKKQMEDAIAAIGGSGTSSFKFKGNTGTEQNHNLSNVLAINGDDNISTTASNADTLLIRLNSDINLNSIKTAMVKMSATGIDLANQKITNLADGTVSSSSKEAVSGKQLFNVSSRIDNFANATDTTIDVDAWKAKLGVNSDHGTVIDTYTKAETDNKLDAKADKSNVYTKAESDSKFAEKTNVYTKAETDGKYLDKTTYNEDKASFATKTELDSKVNKDGSNLSVDDIAIWKEKLAVTTVSSIANTAAGSQSTGLGHGNVISGNYSTAIGYKNKVSGNNSGAFGDPNIVTGNRSYAFGNDNTIAGDDNFVLGSNVKIKAGITNSVALGNNSTVSGSNEVSVGSSANKRKITNVADGEISETSSDAVTGKQLYSAMKNTSGVENLRNEVNEKFADVKSKINHVGSLSAALSALHPMQYDPKAPNQIMAAVGHYKDKQAVAVGLNHYFSPNFMVNAGVALGNESKVNTMANLGFTWKIGKGSEEMPQENFSTELQRLTAENRELNERIRRLEEAIKK